From a single Methanofollis sp. W23 genomic region:
- a CDS encoding KamA family radical SAM protein: MKPRYLTRVDQISALDFEEKVALRRVEERFAFRSNEYYLSLIDWDDPMDPIRRIAVPDLMELDEEGVLDPSQEKDYTVVKGLQHKYRETALLLVSDVCGSFCRFCFRKRLFMDRGAEVTRDVTEELAYIREHPEVTNVLLTGGDPLIMATSRLAPIVRAVREIEHVRIIRIGSKMLAFNPFRVTEDPALCEMIRRYSTPEKRIYIMAQFNHPRELTPEAVRAVSLLIDAGAIVVNQTPLVRGINDDPVVLAELFKKLSFIGVPPYYVFQCRPTKGNGMFQVPVEETYEIFEEAKAQVSGLAKRARLVMSHASGKIEVAGLTDECVYFKYHQAADPAHIGKFMAFRRNPAALWFDDYTDPVHDPADLPGMTCPI, from the coding sequence ATGAAACCCCGATATTTGACACGAGTTGATCAGATCAGTGCCCTGGATTTCGAAGAAAAGGTGGCCCTTCGCAGGGTCGAAGAAAGGTTTGCCTTCCGTTCAAATGAATATTATCTCTCTCTTATCGACTGGGACGATCCGATGGATCCAATCCGGCGGATTGCGGTCCCTGACCTGATGGAACTGGATGAAGAAGGAGTCCTTGACCCATCGCAGGAGAAAGATTATACGGTGGTGAAGGGGCTCCAGCATAAATACAGGGAGACGGCCCTGCTCCTGGTCTCAGATGTATGTGGGTCGTTCTGTCGATTTTGTTTCAGAAAACGGTTGTTTATGGACCGGGGCGCGGAGGTGACAAGAGATGTGACTGAAGAACTTGCCTATATCAGAGAGCATCCTGAGGTCACAAATGTCCTCCTCACCGGGGGAGACCCGTTGATCATGGCCACGTCGAGGCTTGCACCGATCGTGCGGGCGGTGCGAGAAATCGAGCACGTGAGGATTATCAGGATCGGGTCCAAGATGCTGGCCTTCAATCCGTTCAGGGTCACGGAGGATCCGGCCCTGTGTGAGATGATCCGGAGGTATTCGACGCCTGAAAAGCGGATCTATATCATGGCCCAGTTCAATCATCCGCGGGAACTGACCCCTGAGGCGGTGAGGGCAGTTTCCCTTCTCATTGATGCCGGGGCGATCGTGGTCAACCAGACGCCTCTGGTGCGGGGGATCAATGACGATCCCGTGGTGCTTGCCGAACTCTTCAAGAAACTTTCTTTCATCGGTGTCCCGCCGTATTATGTCTTCCAGTGTCGCCCGACGAAGGGGAACGGAATGTTCCAGGTGCCGGTCGAGGAGACGTATGAGATCTTTGAGGAGGCGAAGGCGCAGGTCTCCGGGCTTGCAAAGCGGGCGCGGCTTGTGATGTCGCATGCGAGCGGGAAGATCGAGGTCGCGGGGTTGACCGACGAGTGTGTGTATTTCAAGTATCACCAGGCGGCCGACCCGGCGCATATCGGGAAATTCATGGCGTTCAGGCGCAATCCAGCGGCACTCTGGTTTGATGACTATACTGACCCGGTGCATGATCCTGCAGACCTGCCCGGGATGACCTGCCCGATCTGA
- the uppS gene encoding polyprenyl diphosphate synthase: MILRTQAEHLYERYLGWQCKHIPGHIAIIQDGNRRYARLNNVGTIEGHRAGAQATLRVLEWAQDLGVRTITLYSFSTENFKRDEAEVDYLFDLFKEKFAEIPTDDRIHKNQIRVQMIGDRSMLPRDLLSLIESAEDATRHYSRYFLNIALAYGGRNEIVHAARRVVEGVREGNLKADAITSKTVEHHLYDGAPLPPVDLIVRTGNERRTSNFLPWMANGNECAVYFCAPYWPVFRKIDLMRAIRVYDQRMRRHR, encoded by the coding sequence CTGATCCTACGAACCCAGGCCGAACACCTCTATGAACGCTACCTTGGATGGCAGTGCAAACATATCCCTGGCCACATTGCGATCATCCAGGACGGCAACCGCCGGTATGCACGTCTCAATAATGTCGGCACCATCGAAGGGCACCGGGCAGGAGCGCAGGCCACCCTGCGGGTTTTAGAATGGGCGCAGGATCTGGGAGTCAGGACGATCACCCTGTATTCCTTCTCGACCGAGAACTTCAAACGCGACGAGGCCGAGGTCGACTATCTCTTCGATCTCTTCAAGGAGAAGTTCGCAGAGATCCCCACCGACGACCGTATCCACAAGAACCAGATCAGGGTGCAGATGATAGGCGACCGCTCAATGCTCCCCAGAGATCTCCTCTCGCTCATCGAGTCTGCAGAGGACGCCACCCGCCACTACAGTCGCTATTTCCTCAATATCGCACTGGCCTATGGGGGGAGAAACGAGATCGTCCATGCCGCCAGGCGGGTCGTGGAAGGGGTGAGGGAAGGCAACCTGAAGGCCGATGCGATCACCTCAAAGACGGTCGAGCACCACCTCTATGACGGGGCACCTCTCCCTCCCGTCGACCTTATCGTGAGGACAGGAAATGAGCGGCGGACCTCGAACTTCTTGCCATGGATGGCAAATGGGAACGAGTGCGCGGTGTACTTTTGCGCCCCATACTGGCCGGTCTTCAGGAAAATCGACCTGATGCGAGCGATCAGGGTGTACGACCAGCGGATGCGGAGACACCGGTAG
- a CDS encoding 4Fe-4S cluster-binding domain-containing protein: MNGDKTGRIDGCTSHLSEGCILCYEGAKMVLFVTGICARNCWYCPLSETRRGRRVVYANDRLVKSPDDIITEAEMMSALGTGVTGGEPFLVLEEVVSYCRLLKEHFGPEHHIHLYTGIAPTRAQLEPLCGLVDEVRLHPPQETWAGILTSPYAASVEVARELGFSIGIEVPSLPGIEALGAIIPALDFLNINELEWSETNAQAMRERHLDLEDGLHNAVGGAVAWAAPLLDDPKVHFCSSDFKDSVQLRERLKRIAANTARSFDEITEDGTIIYGVLELEDGDLPPALQESIYEIERSGDLVEMAWWVLAEMRDRLSGRKYVVERYPNNGIILEVTPL, translated from the coding sequence ATGAACGGAGACAAGACAGGTCGTATCGACGGGTGCACATCGCATCTCTCTGAGGGATGTATCCTCTGCTACGAGGGGGCGAAGATGGTCCTCTTCGTGACTGGTATCTGCGCAAGGAACTGCTGGTACTGTCCGCTCTCGGAGACGCGCCGGGGACGCAGGGTGGTCTATGCCAACGACCGACTGGTGAAAAGCCCTGACGACATCATCACAGAGGCCGAGATGATGAGCGCACTCGGCACCGGGGTTACGGGCGGCGAACCCTTCCTGGTCCTCGAAGAGGTCGTCTCATATTGTCGTCTTCTCAAGGAGCATTTCGGGCCCGAACACCATATCCACCTCTACACCGGGATCGCCCCCACACGGGCGCAGCTCGAACCCCTCTGTGGACTTGTCGACGAGGTCCGCCTCCACCCCCCTCAGGAGACATGGGCCGGGATCCTGACCAGTCCCTATGCCGCCTCAGTGGAGGTCGCCAGGGAACTCGGGTTTTCCATCGGGATCGAGGTCCCCTCCCTCCCCGGGATCGAGGCCCTCGGCGCCATCATTCCTGCCCTTGATTTTCTCAATATCAATGAACTCGAGTGGAGCGAGACAAATGCCCAGGCCATGCGGGAGCGACACCTCGACCTTGAAGACGGCCTTCACAATGCCGTCGGAGGGGCCGTGGCCTGGGCCGCCCCTCTTCTCGACGACCCGAAGGTTCACTTCTGTTCGTCGGACTTCAAGGACTCGGTCCAGTTGCGAGAACGGCTCAAAAGAATCGCAGCGAACACCGCCAGGTCCTTCGATGAGATCACCGAGGACGGGACGATCATATATGGGGTACTCGAACTGGAAGACGGTGATCTCCCTCCCGCACTCCAGGAAAGTATATATGAGATCGAGAGATCTGGAGATCTGGTCGAGATGGCATGGTGGGTGCTTGCCGAGATGCGGGACCGACTGTCAGGGCGCAAATATGTGGTGGAACGGTACCCGAATAACGGGATAATCCTCGAGGTGACGCCTCTCTGA
- a CDS encoding type IV pilin gives MDMRGEEGISEVVASVLLIALSVAGVAVVAALLFSTPSGAEVPAVSLTAGTTSDGTFVLVHEGGDPLASGTYHLYVDAGDGLVDRTDRFLLEGDGAWSVGEGLTYADREPGGRVVVTVLIGEGETVIAEPWAEGTIATVVDGGGSTPGPGPGPGPGPEPGTPGIEIETPSDGGHMVFSGHPKYSSTVRARATGEAIEEVEFVLESSEGEIFIEGVYPAIRGGDGEFYADIVSNYGQLKKMTGREVTLAVVAYDHTGAQVARDRVTVQVWPAY, from the coding sequence ATGGACATGAGGGGAGAAGAAGGGATCTCAGAGGTGGTCGCAAGCGTCCTGCTCATCGCTCTGAGTGTCGCCGGGGTGGCGGTCGTCGCCGCCCTCCTCTTCTCCACTCCTTCGGGGGCCGAAGTCCCGGCGGTCTCCCTCACTGCCGGGACCACTTCTGACGGTACCTTTGTCCTGGTCCACGAAGGCGGCGACCCTCTGGCGTCTGGCACCTACCACCTCTATGTGGACGCGGGGGACGGCCTCGTCGACAGGACCGATCGGTTCCTCCTTGAGGGGGACGGTGCCTGGTCGGTCGGGGAGGGATTGACCTATGCCGACAGAGAACCGGGCGGCCGCGTCGTCGTCACTGTACTCATAGGAGAGGGTGAGACGGTGATCGCTGAGCCATGGGCCGAAGGAACCATCGCCACTGTCGTGGACGGGGGTGGAAGTACGCCTGGGCCTGGTCCGGGGCCAGGGCCGGGCCCAGAGCCCGGCACTCCAGGTATTGAGATCGAGACACCCTCTGACGGCGGCCATATGGTCTTCTCAGGGCACCCGAAGTATTCTTCGACCGTCAGGGCGAGAGCGACTGGTGAGGCGATCGAGGAGGTGGAGTTCGTCCTTGAATCTTCAGAAGGGGAGATCTTCATCGAGGGGGTATACCCTGCAATACGGGGTGGGGACGGAGAGTTCTATGCTGATATCGTCAGCAACTATGGGCAACTCAAGAAGATGACGGGCAGGGAGGTCACTCTCGCGGTCGTCGCCTATGACCACACCGGTGCCCAAGTGGCCAGGGACCGCGTGACCGTACAGGTATGGCCGGCATACTGA
- a CDS encoding PKD domain-containing protein, whose amino-acid sequence MDRDHEEAVSEEIAAVLLIAVFVAAAAVFGLTLLSIHPGSAPPATLVHLDDDALVNGRIVLCHDGGDPLEKGHFQILVDGRDLTDAFTTLEGSGAWTTWTNGEILVLGLESRHKPADIRIVGDGVGEDGSRWLLHTLRDGGGRSPGPTITPPMTPTIVPTPTPSPSPLVAHFAADLTTGSAPLTVQFTDLSTGSPTSWSWDFGDGKVSTKQHPLHTYTDPGIYTVNLTVTNSGGSDILARTGYIMVYQCVSPGITGTYYPTIGFTGTSVQRVDRRIWFADQKANTTSWIMAETDEYDWPQSMIGKQDQFSVIYEGYVIVPTDDTYTFYLTSDDGSKLWLDAVTESDEPLIDNWDYHQVHEMSAAVNLPAGAHRIRTIMFENKGEAVFHLEWSSSTFDRRPVEFFCQGLSGIEANFTVDQIVGEAPLTVQFTDLSTGSPTSWSWDFGDGETSSWQNPAHTYSAPDTYTVILTARNSAGADTASRTIMVTALPVKGKEITLVTSPPKDGTLEGTFAFTVTGPWSYLQVGEDYLPLVQGDRVELTLMGDQKGMLHLAEATITTFEFPDIQVSVNDEVIGAGAIGSGGIWISGYENPTSTLTLSVEPETAWTSLLVNGEIVIEDWGDGHGVVLSALLPDSTGVMNLDLTGVGEVQRAVFYRGGAETYTLV is encoded by the coding sequence ATGGATAGGGATCATGAAGAGGCAGTCTCAGAAGAGATCGCTGCGGTCCTGCTCATTGCGGTCTTTGTCGCCGCTGCCGCAGTCTTCGGGCTCACCCTACTCTCCATTCACCCGGGCAGCGCCCCTCCAGCGACGCTCGTACACCTTGACGACGATGCCCTGGTCAACGGGCGCATCGTCCTCTGTCATGATGGCGGCGACCCTCTGGAGAAGGGACACTTCCAGATCCTCGTCGACGGCAGAGACCTGACTGACGCATTCACCACTCTTGAGGGTTCTGGAGCGTGGACGACCTGGACAAATGGAGAGATCCTGGTCCTTGGCCTCGAAAGCCGGCACAAACCGGCCGATATCAGGATTGTCGGCGACGGCGTGGGAGAGGACGGGAGCAGATGGCTCCTCCATACCCTCAGGGACGGCGGCGGCAGATCTCCGGGCCCGACGATCACTCCCCCCATGACGCCAACGATAGTGCCGACCCCCACCCCGAGCCCGTCGCCTCTCGTCGCACACTTCGCCGCGGACCTGACGACAGGCTCCGCACCTCTTACTGTCCAGTTCACCGACCTCTCCACAGGGTCGCCGACCTCCTGGTCCTGGGACTTTGGGGACGGGAAGGTCTCGACCAAGCAGCATCCCCTCCATACCTATACTGATCCTGGGATCTACACCGTCAACCTCACGGTCACGAACTCCGGAGGGTCAGACATTCTCGCCAGGACTGGATATATCATGGTCTACCAGTGTGTCTCCCCTGGCATCACAGGAACCTATTACCCGACCATAGGCTTTACCGGCACATCGGTCCAGAGGGTCGACCGGAGGATCTGGTTTGCAGACCAAAAAGCCAACACGACCTCCTGGATCATGGCTGAAACCGACGAATATGACTGGCCCCAGTCGATGATCGGGAAACAGGACCAGTTCAGTGTGATCTACGAGGGATACGTCATCGTGCCGACAGACGACACATACACGTTTTATCTGACTTCAGACGACGGATCGAAACTCTGGCTGGATGCAGTTACGGAGAGCGACGAACCTCTGATCGACAACTGGGACTATCACCAGGTACACGAAATGAGTGCGGCAGTCAATCTCCCTGCTGGGGCCCACCGGATCAGGACAATCATGTTTGAGAACAAAGGCGAGGCTGTATTCCATCTGGAATGGTCCTCTTCCACCTTTGATCGGCGGCCAGTCGAATTCTTCTGTCAGGGCCTGTCCGGGATCGAGGCCAACTTCACCGTTGACCAGATCGTAGGAGAGGCCCCCCTCACTGTCCAGTTCACCGACCTCTCCACAGGGTCGCCGACCTCCTGGTCCTGGGACTTTGGCGACGGAGAGACCTCGTCCTGGCAGAACCCGGCGCACACCTATAGCGCACCCGACACCTATACCGTCATTCTCACGGCAAGGAACAGTGCCGGGGCCGACACTGCATCCAGGACCATCATGGTCACGGCACTGCCTGTAAAGGGAAAGGAGATCACCCTGGTCACCTCCCCGCCCAAGGACGGCACACTTGAGGGGACATTTGCCTTCACCGTCACCGGTCCCTGGTCATACCTCCAGGTCGGTGAGGATTACCTCCCCCTCGTTCAGGGCGACCGGGTCGAACTCACCCTCATGGGAGACCAGAAGGGTATGCTCCATCTTGCGGAGGCTACCATCACCACCTTCGAGTTCCCTGACATTCAGGTCTCGGTCAACGATGAGGTTATTGGGGCGGGTGCAATCGGATCTGGCGGGATCTGGATCAGCGGGTACGAGAACCCGACCTCTACCCTCACCCTCTCGGTCGAACCCGAGACTGCATGGACCTCTCTTCTCGTCAACGGCGAGATCGTCATTGAAGACTGGGGGGACGGACACGGCGTCGTCCTCTCCGCCCTGCTGCCAGACTCGACTGGAGTGATGAACCTCGACCTCACCGGGGTCGGCGAGGTTCAGAGAGCGGTCTTTTACCGGGGTGGGGCCGAGACCTACACCCTTGTTTGA
- the polX gene encoding DNA polymerase/3'-5' exonuclease PolX, which yields MMCLLLISLAAGECHPIAGMTICPARSIPGFFEGAALHKYPAYDSPYMDVTNQVVAGVLAEIGDLLEVHGENPFKVRAYARAAETVRHLGRPVAGMDDDDFEALPGIGKVIAGNIAEIVETGTCQEQVRLREATPPGLPALLNLRGVGPKTVHRFWKELGVTGIDDLETAARAHRIRGLRGFGEKKEDEILRAVAAARKVSTRMSMTEAERLAERVLLVIPGEAWVAGSLRRGRSTIGDIDVVTLAPAAETALALEGIADEVIDAGEKKISVRIDEIRIDVRFSTSGDLGAMLLYLTGSKGFNIRLREVARSGGMRLNEYGLTDQTTGELRSFGTEDEVFTALGMVLVPPELREDRGEVDLALAGHLPRVVEAQEIRGDLHLHSEWSDGSMSLDEIALVGESRGYEYILVSDHSASLGIAHGLDADRLACQHQAIREVNRTLGSGCTLLAGVEVDILADGRLALPDRVLQDCDLVVASVHSGFGQAEDVMTRRVITAIEKEHVDIIGHPTGRVISRRPPVALDMGRVIGAAAENGKALEINASPGRFDLDDIYIKQAQERGVKLAIGTDAHAPSDLDHIRHGVTLARRGWCGAGDILNTMSLVDLMEWRG from the coding sequence ATGATGTGTCTTCTTCTCATCTCTCTTGCCGCGGGCGAGTGCCACCCGATCGCCGGGATGACGATCTGCCCGGCACGGTCTATACCTGGTTTTTTCGAGGGCGCCGCACTGCATAAATATCCAGCATACGACTCCCCATACATGGACGTGACCAATCAGGTGGTCGCGGGGGTGCTCGCCGAGATCGGCGATCTCCTTGAGGTCCACGGTGAGAACCCCTTCAAGGTGCGGGCCTATGCCAGGGCCGCGGAGACGGTGAGGCACCTCGGCCGACCGGTCGCAGGGATGGACGACGACGACTTTGAGGCGCTTCCCGGGATAGGGAAGGTGATTGCAGGGAATATCGCGGAGATCGTCGAGACCGGCACCTGCCAGGAACAGGTACGTCTCCGCGAGGCGACGCCGCCTGGGCTTCCCGCCCTCCTGAATCTCCGGGGCGTCGGCCCAAAGACTGTCCACAGGTTCTGGAAAGAACTTGGGGTGACAGGGATCGACGACCTCGAAACCGCCGCCAGGGCACACCGGATCAGGGGGCTCAGGGGGTTTGGGGAGAAGAAGGAGGACGAGATCCTCAGGGCGGTCGCTGCCGCCAGAAAGGTGTCCACGCGGATGAGCATGACCGAGGCCGAACGCCTGGCAGAGCGGGTGCTCTTGGTCATACCTGGGGAGGCATGGGTGGCCGGGAGCCTGCGGCGCGGGCGGTCCACCATCGGGGACATTGACGTCGTCACCCTTGCTCCGGCCGCCGAGACCGCACTGGCCCTCGAGGGGATCGCCGACGAGGTGATCGACGCCGGAGAGAAGAAGATCTCGGTCAGGATCGATGAGATACGGATCGATGTCAGGTTTTCGACATCTGGAGACCTCGGGGCGATGCTCCTGTACCTCACCGGTTCGAAGGGCTTCAATATCAGACTCAGGGAAGTTGCCAGGTCAGGGGGCATGCGCCTCAACGAGTACGGCCTGACCGACCAGACGACCGGGGAACTCAGGAGTTTTGGGACCGAAGACGAGGTTTTTACCGCCCTCGGTATGGTCCTGGTCCCCCCTGAACTGCGTGAAGACCGCGGCGAGGTGGACCTGGCCCTTGCCGGGCATCTCCCCCGAGTCGTGGAGGCGCAGGAGATCAGGGGCGACCTCCATCTCCATTCAGAGTGGAGCGATGGTTCGATGAGTCTGGACGAGATCGCACTGGTCGGGGAGTCGAGGGGCTATGAATATATTCTGGTCAGCGACCACTCTGCGAGCCTTGGGATCGCCCATGGTCTTGACGCCGACAGACTCGCATGTCAGCACCAGGCGATCAGGGAAGTGAACCGCACCTTGGGATCAGGATGCACCCTCCTTGCTGGCGTCGAGGTGGACATCCTCGCCGACGGGAGACTTGCTCTCCCTGACAGGGTGCTGCAGGACTGCGACCTGGTCGTTGCTTCAGTTCACTCTGGCTTCGGCCAGGCGGAGGACGTGATGACCCGACGGGTGATCACGGCGATCGAGAAAGAGCATGTCGATATCATCGGCCATCCGACGGGGCGGGTCATCAGCCGACGCCCACCGGTCGCCCTTGATATGGGGCGGGTCATTGGTGCCGCGGCAGAGAATGGAAAGGCTCTGGAAATCAACGCTTCCCCTGGTCGCTTCGATCTGGATGATATTTATATCAAGCAGGCCCAAGAGAGGGGCGTGAAACTTGCAATCGGGACTGATGCCCACGCCCCCTCTGATCTCGACCATATAAGGCACGGGGTCACCCTCGCGCGCCGGGGATGGTGTGGGGCGGGTGACATCCTCAATACCATGTCTCTTGTGGACCTGATGGAGTGGCGCGGATGA